A region from the Streptosporangium sp. NBC_01756 genome encodes:
- a CDS encoding AfsR/SARP family transcriptional regulator: protein MDFAVLGPVRVTNAGQPLRLAAKVRAVLGVFLLHPDTVLSRDRLIASVWDDPPRSALPNLQTYLTALRRAAIEVETVPHGYCLRLGPDRLDLLAFDEAVRRARLEAAGGDAATANRLFAEALALWRGRPAEDVPLAATMQARVAELEERRENARLSWIDVRLRLGLHDELVGELTPLVEAAPLNERLWHRFMLALHRAGRRAEALEAYRRARSTLVAELGVEPGQELRGLQAAVLDDAPVPAPAPETIREPAWTGICLLPADIADFAGRGGETRDLVAALDGTGTAPVIVTVSGPPGVGKSALAVHVAHLVRQRYPDGQLFVRLCDASASPRDPADALAELLRALGVDSAGLPSSVEERAAMYRAKVADRAVLVLLDDAAAEAQVEPLIPGTPGSAVLVTSRGPLPAMPGAIAYALDVPPTADARDLLAGVAGASRVASDPESAEAIVRACGRLPLALRIAGARLVTRPAWPLAELARRLADAPALSELRAGHLDVRATFGASYAALSAPARRAFRLLGSVAADGVAAWTVAALAGATVRDVDGSLEELAAAGLITAGDADAADQPRYRMHDLLRGFAAELFVTEENGRSRAAALRRVAATARDHAAGAARELPLAFAPPLPGSPARTPPCPEGGAWLTAERGVLVAVAETTARAGLVREAAELAYALAPFLIVRGFHDDAVRMLGTAADAAAAAGDAAAETRLRLVRADAEVDRRRAGEVADEFRHLLDRCSRAGDQHAAAYASLGVAATLEADLGSALAAATLAAERFDALGDGHGLLSAWTEIAAIQFFLDRHDDAAATCRRALARAEGHSAVHRARFLRMLGIACYETGRVEEAIGYYRVCLDLCRDLRWNTGERLALHRLAQAEAALGRHDNATGILLRCAEMFVNAGDTRGEALISYTLGEISRWLGDERAALAHFTTCLHRLDPLNEHVWSARTRNQIARSRAALG, encoded by the coding sequence GTGGACTTCGCGGTCCTCGGACCGGTCCGGGTCACCAATGCCGGGCAGCCGCTCCGGCTGGCCGCCAAGGTGCGCGCGGTGCTCGGCGTCTTCCTGCTCCATCCGGACACCGTGCTGTCCAGGGACCGGCTGATCGCCTCGGTGTGGGACGACCCGCCCCGGTCCGCCCTGCCGAACCTCCAGACGTACCTGACCGCGCTGCGCCGCGCCGCGATCGAGGTCGAGACCGTGCCGCACGGCTACTGCCTGCGCCTCGGCCCCGACCGGCTCGATCTGCTCGCCTTCGACGAGGCTGTACGGCGAGCCCGGTTGGAGGCGGCGGGCGGCGACGCCGCCACGGCGAACCGGCTGTTCGCCGAGGCGCTGGCGCTGTGGCGCGGCCGACCGGCCGAGGACGTGCCGCTGGCCGCGACGATGCAGGCGCGCGTCGCCGAGCTGGAGGAGCGCCGGGAGAACGCCCGGCTCAGCTGGATCGACGTGCGCCTGCGGCTCGGCCTGCACGACGAGCTCGTCGGTGAGCTGACACCGCTGGTGGAGGCCGCGCCGCTCAACGAACGCCTGTGGCACCGGTTCATGCTGGCGCTGCACCGGGCGGGCCGGCGTGCCGAGGCGCTGGAGGCGTACCGGCGGGCCCGCTCGACGCTCGTCGCCGAGCTGGGGGTGGAACCCGGCCAGGAACTACGCGGCCTGCAGGCGGCGGTCCTCGACGACGCCCCCGTCCCGGCCCCCGCGCCGGAGACGATCCGGGAACCCGCCTGGACGGGGATCTGCCTGCTCCCGGCCGACATCGCCGACTTCGCCGGCCGCGGGGGCGAGACCCGTGACCTGGTCGCCGCGCTGGACGGCACCGGGACGGCGCCGGTGATCGTGACGGTGTCGGGGCCGCCCGGCGTCGGGAAGAGCGCGCTGGCGGTCCATGTCGCGCATCTGGTACGGCAGCGATATCCGGACGGCCAGCTGTTCGTCCGGCTGTGTGACGCCTCGGCGTCGCCCCGCGACCCAGCCGACGCGCTCGCGGAGCTGTTGCGGGCGCTCGGCGTGGACTCCGCCGGCCTGCCCTCCTCCGTCGAGGAGCGGGCGGCGATGTACCGGGCCAAGGTCGCCGACCGGGCGGTGCTCGTGCTGCTGGACGACGCAGCCGCCGAGGCCCAGGTGGAACCGCTGATCCCCGGGACTCCCGGGTCGGCGGTCCTCGTCACCTCCCGCGGGCCGCTGCCCGCGATGCCCGGCGCGATCGCGTACGCGCTGGACGTGCCGCCGACCGCCGACGCCCGCGACCTGCTCGCGGGCGTGGCCGGGGCGAGCCGGGTGGCGAGCGACCCCGAATCGGCGGAGGCGATCGTACGCGCCTGCGGGCGGTTGCCGCTTGCACTGCGCATCGCCGGGGCGCGGCTGGTGACCCGGCCTGCCTGGCCGCTGGCCGAGCTGGCGCGGCGGCTCGCCGACGCCCCGGCGCTGAGCGAGCTGCGTGCGGGCCACCTGGACGTCCGCGCCACGTTCGGGGCGAGCTACGCGGCGCTGTCGGCGCCCGCGCGGCGCGCGTTCCGGCTGCTCGGATCGGTGGCCGCCGACGGCGTGGCCGCCTGGACGGTGGCCGCGCTGGCGGGCGCGACCGTGCGCGACGTGGACGGCTCCCTGGAGGAGCTGGCCGCCGCCGGACTGATCACCGCCGGTGACGCCGATGCCGCGGACCAGCCCCGCTACCGCATGCATGACCTGCTGCGCGGCTTCGCCGCCGAGCTGTTCGTCACGGAGGAGAACGGGCGGAGCCGGGCGGCGGCGCTACGCCGGGTCGCCGCCACGGCCCGGGACCATGCCGCCGGCGCCGCCCGCGAACTGCCTCTCGCCTTTGCCCCGCCCCTGCCCGGCAGCCCGGCCCGGACGCCGCCCTGCCCGGAGGGCGGCGCCTGGCTGACGGCGGAGCGCGGTGTGCTCGTCGCCGTGGCTGAGACCACCGCCCGCGCCGGGCTGGTGCGCGAAGCGGCCGAACTCGCCTACGCGCTGGCGCCGTTCCTGATCGTGCGCGGTTTCCACGACGACGCCGTCCGCATGCTGGGGACGGCCGCCGATGCCGCCGCCGCGGCGGGTGACGCCGCCGCCGAGACGCGCCTGCGGCTGGTGCGCGCTGACGCCGAGGTGGACCGCAGACGCGCCGGGGAGGTCGCCGACGAGTTCCGCCACCTGCTCGACCGCTGCTCGCGGGCGGGGGATCAGCACGCCGCCGCGTACGCGTCGCTCGGGGTCGCCGCCACTCTGGAGGCGGACCTGGGGTCCGCGCTCGCCGCCGCCACCCTGGCCGCCGAGCGGTTCGACGCGCTGGGCGACGGGCATGGCCTGCTGAGCGCGTGGACCGAGATCGCCGCGATCCAGTTCTTCCTGGACCGCCACGACGACGCCGCGGCGACCTGCCGCCGGGCCCTCGCCCGTGCCGAGGGACACAGCGCCGTCCACCGGGCCCGCTTCCTGCGGATGCTCGGCATCGCCTGCTACGAGACGGGCCGCGTCGAGGAGGCGATCGGCTACTACCGGGTCTGCCTGGATCTCTGCCGGGACTTGCGGTGGAACACCGGCGAGCGGCTGGCGCTGCACCGGCTGGCCCAGGCCGAGGCCGCGCTGGGCCGCCACGACAACGCCACCGGCATCCTCCTCCGGTGCGCGGAGATGTTCGTCAACGCCGGAGACACTCGGGGAGAGGCGCTGATCTCCTACACGTTGGGCGAGATCAGCCGGTGGCTGGGCGACGAACGGGCCGCGCTGGCCCACTTCACCACCTGCCTCCACCGGCTCGACCCGCTCAACGAACACGTCTGGTCCGCTCGCACCCGCAACCAGATCGCCCGCTCCCGGGCCGCTCTCGGCTGA
- a CDS encoding Rieske (2Fe-2S) protein, translated as MGPVDLTDRIERSTGMDRQIQVISRAVRRRLGPGRLRDLLHGVPLGKPMHPPIANISLGLWAAVAVLDTIRADPRASRALLFGGIASAAPAAAAGVTDWSVLHREQQRVGFVHAITNLTALGLYAGSLAFRLAGDERRGRLLSFAGLSAAGLGGYLGGHLAYRQAAGANHAESVTHLVPLGWHNLCEVGGLPDGRPVTRRLGYIDLFVLRRGDEVTVLADGCSHLAGPLHQGRLVSENGSACVVCPWHGSTFRLSDGTVAHGPATAPQPSFETRVRGDGVLQVRPSQS; from the coding sequence ATGGGTCCGGTAGACCTCACCGACCGGATCGAGCGGTCGACCGGCATGGACCGGCAGATCCAGGTGATAAGCAGGGCCGTGCGCCGGCGGCTGGGGCCGGGACGGCTGCGCGACCTGCTGCACGGGGTGCCCCTCGGTAAACCCATGCATCCACCGATCGCCAACATCAGCCTGGGCCTCTGGGCGGCGGTGGCGGTGCTCGACACGATCCGCGCGGATCCACGGGCCTCGCGCGCGCTGCTCTTCGGCGGGATCGCCAGCGCCGCCCCCGCGGCGGCGGCGGGCGTCACCGACTGGTCGGTGCTCCACAGGGAGCAGCAGCGGGTCGGGTTCGTGCACGCGATCACCAACCTGACCGCCCTCGGGCTCTACGCCGGCTCACTGGCCTTCCGGCTCGCCGGAGACGAGCGGCGCGGCAGACTGCTGTCGTTCGCCGGGCTGAGCGCCGCGGGCCTGGGCGGCTACCTCGGCGGACATCTGGCCTACCGGCAGGCGGCCGGGGCCAACCATGCCGAGTCGGTCACCCACCTGGTCCCCCTGGGCTGGCACAACCTGTGCGAGGTCGGCGGCCTGCCGGACGGTCGCCCGGTGACCCGGCGGCTCGGCTACATCGACCTCTTCGTACTACGCAGAGGCGATGAGGTCACCGTGCTCGCCGACGGCTGCTCCCACCTGGCGGGACCGCTGCACCAAGGACGCCTGGTCTCCGAGAACGGCTCCGCCTGCGTGGTGTGCCCCTGGCACGGGAGCACGTTCCGGCTGTCGGACGGAACGGTCGCGCACGGCCCCGCCACGGCTCCGCAGCCGTCCTTCGAGACCCGGGTGCGCGGTGACGGCGTGCTCCAGGTCCGCCCCTCCCAGAGCTGA
- a CDS encoding HD domain-containing protein codes for MEIDKLRRIVRRNTLMDGSRRENDAEHSWYVGMLAMVLAEHAPPGTDLDKVVAMLLVHDIVEIDAGDTFIYDTHAVEAQLGIERKAADRIFGLLPADQATRLRALWDEFEERETPEARFAKALDRIAPIMANHHNEGGTWSLYKVTAPQVLEKVKIIEEGSATLGAYATEIIELSVSRGHLARA; via the coding sequence ATGGAGATAGACAAGCTCAGACGCATCGTCCGCCGCAACACCCTGATGGACGGGTCGCGGCGGGAGAACGACGCCGAGCATTCGTGGTACGTGGGCATGCTGGCGATGGTCTTGGCCGAGCACGCCCCGCCGGGCACCGACCTGGACAAGGTCGTCGCGATGCTGCTCGTCCACGACATCGTCGAGATCGATGCCGGAGACACCTTCATCTACGACACCCACGCCGTCGAGGCCCAGCTCGGGATCGAGCGCAAGGCCGCCGACCGGATCTTCGGGCTGCTCCCGGCGGACCAGGCGACGCGGCTGCGCGCGCTGTGGGACGAGTTCGAGGAGCGTGAGACTCCGGAGGCCAGGTTCGCCAAGGCCCTGGACAGGATCGCGCCGATCATGGCCAACCACCACAACGAGGGCGGCACCTGGTCGCTCTACAAGGTGACGGCCCCACAGGTGCTGGAGAAGGTGAAAATCATCGAGGAGGGGTCGGCGACACTGGGCGCCTACGCCACCGAAATCATCGAACTCTCCGTCAGCCGGGGGCATTTGGCGCGTGCATAA
- a CDS encoding molybdopterin-dependent oxidoreductase, translated as MVTAHRTCPLCEAVCGLRLTLDGDGHVTSVKGDPDDPFSKGFICPKGASLGRLDEDPDRLRVPMVRTGDEWREATWDEAFRLVDQGLRDVVDTHGRQSVAVYLGNPNAHSMAGALYGGPLIRALGTRNVFSASTADQMPKHVSCGLMFGDPMAIPVPDLDRTDYLLMLGANPLESNGSLCTAPDFAGRLKALRRRGGRLVVVDPRRTRTAALADEHLFVRPGTDAYLLLGVVHTLFAEDLTAVGVEVDGLEEVRRLAKEFTPQAMARMCGVPAEEIVRLARELAAAPTAAVYARIGTCTAEFGTIAQWLVDVVNVLTGNLDRPGGVMFAKPAVETGRRRKPYAAGRWHSRVRALPEANGELPVATLADEIETPGAGQVRALVTVAGNPVLSAPGGPRLDRAFRDLAFMVCVDPYLNETTRHANVILPPPRVLQTPHYDFSLLSFAVRNYARFSPPVLPLEPGRPSEAEILARLTMIASGQGADADPAPLDELIIDRMLHRAVGTPGSPVEGRDVAELRASLDGATGAERRLDAMLKLGPYELSLAGLRSHPNGIDLGALRPRLAEVLCTASGRVELAPHPLVADLARLRERPAARPTELVLIGRRHLRSNNSWLHNVEPLVGGSNRCTLQINPDDVARLGLGERALVRSAGGELVVPLEPTETIMPGVVSLPHGWGHAGTVQRVAAGHAGVNANTLTDETVIDIPSGNAVFNGVPVTLSPA; from the coding sequence ATGGTGACCGCGCACCGGACCTGTCCCCTCTGCGAGGCCGTCTGCGGCCTGCGGCTCACCTTGGACGGTGACGGGCACGTCACCTCGGTCAAGGGCGATCCGGACGACCCGTTCTCCAAGGGGTTCATCTGTCCCAAGGGGGCGAGTCTGGGCCGCCTCGACGAGGACCCCGACCGGCTGCGCGTCCCGATGGTCCGCACCGGCGACGAGTGGCGCGAGGCCACCTGGGATGAGGCGTTCAGGCTGGTCGACCAGGGGCTCCGGGACGTCGTCGACACCCACGGCCGCCAGTCCGTGGCCGTCTACCTCGGCAACCCGAACGCCCACTCCATGGCCGGAGCCCTGTACGGCGGGCCGTTGATCAGGGCGCTCGGCACCCGCAACGTGTTCTCCGCCAGCACCGCCGACCAGATGCCGAAACACGTCTCCTGCGGTCTCATGTTCGGCGATCCGATGGCCATCCCGGTGCCCGACCTGGACCGCACGGACTACCTGCTGATGCTCGGTGCGAACCCGCTGGAGTCCAACGGCTCGCTCTGCACCGCCCCCGACTTCGCCGGCCGCCTCAAGGCGCTGCGCAGGCGGGGCGGCAGGCTCGTGGTCGTCGACCCGCGCCGCACCAGGACCGCCGCCCTGGCCGACGAGCACCTGTTCGTACGGCCCGGCACCGACGCCTACCTGCTGCTCGGCGTCGTGCACACCCTCTTCGCGGAGGACCTCACCGCGGTCGGCGTCGAGGTCGACGGCCTGGAGGAGGTCCGGCGGCTGGCCAAGGAGTTCACCCCGCAGGCCATGGCGCGGATGTGCGGTGTGCCCGCCGAGGAGATCGTACGGCTGGCCCGCGAACTGGCCGCGGCTCCCACCGCCGCCGTCTACGCCCGCATCGGCACCTGCACCGCCGAGTTCGGCACCATCGCGCAGTGGCTGGTCGACGTGGTCAACGTCCTGACGGGCAACCTCGACCGGCCCGGCGGGGTCATGTTCGCCAAACCCGCCGTCGAGACCGGTCGCAGGCGCAAGCCGTACGCCGCGGGGCGTTGGCACAGCCGGGTCCGCGCGCTGCCGGAGGCGAACGGCGAGCTACCGGTGGCCACTCTCGCCGACGAGATCGAGACCCCGGGTGCGGGGCAGGTCAGGGCGTTGGTCACGGTGGCGGGCAACCCGGTGCTGTCCGCGCCGGGCGGTCCCCGCCTGGACCGGGCCTTCCGCGACCTTGCGTTCATGGTCTGCGTGGACCCGTACCTGAACGAGACGACCAGGCACGCGAACGTCATCCTGCCGCCGCCGCGCGTGCTGCAGACGCCGCACTACGACTTCTCGCTGCTCTCCTTCGCGGTGCGCAACTACGCGAGGTTCTCCCCGCCGGTCCTGCCGCTGGAGCCGGGGCGGCCCTCCGAGGCCGAGATCCTGGCGCGGCTGACGATGATCGCCTCCGGGCAGGGAGCCGACGCCGACCCGGCCCCGCTCGACGAACTGATCATCGACCGGATGCTCCACAGGGCCGTCGGGACACCCGGCTCGCCGGTCGAGGGCCGGGATGTGGCCGAGCTACGCGCCTCGCTGGACGGGGCCACCGGGGCCGAGCGGCGGTTGGACGCCATGCTCAAGCTCGGTCCCTACGAGCTGTCACTGGCCGGGCTGCGCTCCCATCCGAACGGGATCGACCTGGGCGCGCTGCGGCCGCGGCTGGCAGAGGTGCTGTGCACGGCCTCGGGACGGGTGGAGCTGGCTCCGCACCCGCTGGTCGCCGACCTCGCACGGCTGCGGGAGCGGCCGGCCGCACGGCCCACGGAGCTCGTCCTGATCGGGCGGCGCCACCTGCGCTCCAACAACAGCTGGCTGCACAACGTGGAGCCGCTGGTCGGCGGGAGCAACCGGTGCACGCTGCAGATCAACCCGGACGACGTGGCCAGGCTCGGGCTCGGCGAGCGCGCGCTGGTGCGCTCGGCCGGCGGGGAGCTCGTCGTCCCGCTGGAGCCCACTGAAACGATCATGCCGGGGGTGGTGAGCCTGCCCCACGGGTGGGGACACGCCGGGACCGTCCAACGCGTCGCGGCGGGACACGCCGGAGTCAACGCGAACACGCTGACAGACGAGACCGTGATCGATATCCCCTCCGGAAACGCCGTGTTCAACGGGGTTCCGGTCACGCTCAGTCCGGCATGA
- a CDS encoding helix-turn-helix domain-containing protein, with translation MPERGSPALRRRRLGMELRRLREGLGMTGDEVSDRLGWSTAKISRIENAKTLVGQVDVEALVELYGVDGALRGVLAALRDDAAQKGWWERYRNSIPDEYITLIGMEAEATVVRNWEPQVVPGLLQTEEYVRSVVQANQHASQVPPSWLQDLVKIRMTRQRTLLHESDPLTHVSVFHESVLRNQYGDARVMRDQLGYLIEVSGLQHVELRILPQDVPPPVSTGAFVHLKFPDFPDVVYTESLFGGRFVEDAEMVYGYELAFGHLMERALDEVASQELIRETITYWNK, from the coding sequence ATGCCGGAACGTGGCAGTCCAGCGCTCCGTCGACGCCGACTGGGCATGGAGCTGCGCCGGCTGCGTGAGGGCCTGGGCATGACGGGTGATGAGGTGTCCGACCGTCTCGGCTGGTCGACCGCCAAGATCAGCCGGATCGAGAACGCCAAGACGCTGGTCGGCCAGGTCGACGTCGAGGCGCTCGTCGAGCTTTACGGGGTCGACGGAGCCCTCCGGGGGGTCCTGGCCGCACTGCGGGACGACGCCGCCCAGAAGGGGTGGTGGGAGAGATATCGCAATTCCATTCCCGACGAGTACATCACTCTCATCGGGATGGAGGCGGAAGCCACCGTGGTCCGGAACTGGGAACCCCAGGTCGTGCCCGGCCTTCTGCAAACCGAGGAATATGTCCGATCGGTCGTTCAGGCGAACCAGCATGCCAGCCAGGTTCCGCCGAGCTGGCTTCAGGACCTGGTCAAGATCCGGATGACACGGCAGCGCACGCTGCTCCACGAATCCGACCCGCTGACCCACGTGAGCGTGTTCCACGAATCCGTGCTGAGGAACCAGTACGGCGATGCCCGCGTCATGCGGGATCAGCTCGGCTACCTGATCGAGGTCTCCGGGCTGCAGCACGTGGAGTTGAGAATCCTTCCCCAGGATGTTCCGCCTCCGGTGTCCACCGGGGCGTTCGTGCACCTGAAGTTTCCCGACTTCCCCGACGTGGTCTACACCGAGTCTCTCTTCGGTGGGCGATTCGTGGAGGACGCGGAAATGGTCTACGGGTATGAACTGGCTTTCGGGCACCTGATGGAACGGGCTCTCGACGAAGTGGCGTCACAGGAACTGATCAGAGAGACGATCACATACTGGAACAAGTAG
- a CDS encoding DUF397 domain-containing protein yields MWKKSARSATNGNCVEVAALDGGQVGVRDSKHHSGPVLVFTPDEWNAFVGGVKDGEFDL; encoded by the coding sequence ATGTGGAAGAAGAGCGCGCGAAGCGCCACCAACGGCAACTGCGTCGAGGTGGCGGCGCTGGACGGCGGGCAGGTAGGGGTCCGTGACAGCAAGCACCACTCCGGTCCGGTCCTCGTCTTCACCCCCGACGAGTGGAACGCCTTCGTCGGGGGGGTGAAGGACGGGGAGTTCGACCTGTAG
- a CDS encoding DUF397 domain-containing protein, with amino-acid sequence MSDIELSGVVWRKSRRSAVNGNCVEVARLSGWMFAVRDSKDRTGPVLIFDGSGWAAFVAGVKGGDFDL; translated from the coding sequence ATGTCGGATATCGAGCTATCCGGAGTGGTGTGGCGGAAGAGCCGGCGGAGTGCGGTCAACGGCAACTGCGTCGAGGTGGCCCGCCTGTCGGGGTGGATGTTCGCGGTCAGGGACAGTAAGGACAGGACGGGACCGGTGTTGATCTTCGACGGTTCCGGGTGGGCCGCGTTCGTCGCCGGGGTGAAAGGGGGAGACTTCGATCTCTGA
- a CDS encoding catalase: protein MSTRPTTTTDAGIPAPSDEHSQSVGPNGPLLLQDHYLIQKMAHFNRERVPERVVHAKGGGAHGILQITEDVSQFTKAGLFQKGQETPLFLRFSSVAGELGSPDTQRDPRGFAIKFYTEQGNYDLVGNNTPIFFIRDPQKFSDFIHSQKRRADTNLRDHNMQWDFWTNSPESAHQVTFLMTDRGTPASWRHMHGFGSHTFLWYNAAGEKFWVKYHFKTDQGVQNFTDAEAGAVIAQDADYHIRDLHTAIAAGDHPSWTVNVQVMPFEDAAGYRFNPFDLTKVWPHSDYPEITIGRFTLNRNPVNYFAEVEQSSFEPANLVPGIGPSPDKMLQGRLFSYPDAHRYRIGTNYLQLPINAPLSPVHSYNKDGQMAFNNPADPVYAPNTAGGPVADGSRYEGENYQVSGEIIRSAYTLHREDDDYGQPRALWENVLSDTDRAHLVSNVVGHASAPEVTAEMKKRVVAYWTNIHKDLGQGVAQGLGIAAE from the coding sequence ATGAGCACCAGGCCCACCACCACGACCGACGCGGGCATCCCCGCTCCGAGCGACGAGCACTCGCAGTCGGTCGGCCCCAATGGGCCCCTGCTGCTGCAGGACCATTACCTGATCCAGAAGATGGCCCACTTCAACCGGGAGCGCGTGCCCGAGCGGGTGGTCCACGCCAAGGGCGGCGGCGCGCACGGCATCCTCCAGATCACCGAGGACGTCAGCCAGTTCACCAAGGCCGGACTGTTCCAGAAGGGCCAGGAGACCCCGCTCTTCCTGCGCTTCTCCTCGGTGGCCGGCGAGCTCGGCAGCCCGGACACCCAGCGCGACCCGCGCGGCTTCGCGATCAAGTTCTATACCGAGCAGGGCAACTACGACCTCGTCGGCAACAACACGCCGATCTTCTTCATCCGCGACCCGCAGAAGTTCTCCGACTTCATCCACAGCCAGAAGCGCCGCGCGGACACCAACCTGCGCGACCACAACATGCAGTGGGACTTCTGGACGAACTCTCCGGAGAGCGCCCACCAGGTCACCTTCCTGATGACCGATCGCGGCACCCCGGCGTCCTGGCGCCACATGCACGGCTTCGGATCGCACACCTTCCTCTGGTACAACGCGGCCGGCGAGAAGTTCTGGGTCAAATACCACTTCAAGACCGATCAGGGCGTCCAGAACTTCACCGACGCCGAGGCCGGTGCGGTCATCGCGCAGGACGCGGACTACCACATCCGTGACCTGCACACCGCGATCGCGGCCGGCGACCATCCGTCCTGGACGGTGAACGTGCAGGTCATGCCGTTCGAGGACGCCGCCGGCTACCGGTTCAACCCGTTCGACCTGACCAAGGTGTGGCCGCACTCCGACTACCCCGAGATCACGATCGGCAGGTTCACCCTGAACCGGAACCCGGTCAACTACTTCGCCGAGGTGGAGCAGTCCAGCTTCGAGCCCGCCAACCTGGTGCCGGGCATCGGGCCGTCCCCGGACAAGATGCTCCAGGGCCGCCTGTTCTCCTACCCCGACGCCCACCGCTACCGCATCGGCACCAACTACCTGCAGCTGCCGATCAACGCTCCGCTGTCGCCCGTCCACAGCTACAACAAGGACGGCCAGATGGCCTTCAACAACCCCGCCGACCCGGTCTACGCGCCGAACACCGCGGGTGGCCCCGTTGCCGACGGGTCGCGGTACGAGGGTGAGAACTACCAGGTGAGCGGCGAGATCATCCGCTCCGCCTACACCCTGCACCGCGAGGACGACGACTACGGCCAGCCCCGCGCCCTGTGGGAGAACGTCCTGTCCGACACCGACCGTGCCCATCTGGTGAGCAACGTCGTCGGCCACGCCTCCGCTCCGGAGGTCACGGCCGAGATGAAGAAGCGCGTCGTGGCGTACTGGACCAACATCCACAAGGACCTGGGCCAGGGTGTCGCCCAGGGACTCGGCATCGCCGCCGAGTAG
- a CDS encoding Fur family transcriptional regulator, whose protein sequence is MEDEDRLREAGLRVTAARLAIMQTVREGDHLDVDAVHRGVRDRVGHVSLQAVYDSLHAMHRGGLLRRIEPAGSPARYETRVGDNHHHLVCRRCGKVTDVDCAVGHAPCLDPVSDAGYLVDQADVIYWGVCPGCRSEDALRREPLEDQL, encoded by the coding sequence ATGGAAGATGAGGACCGGCTCCGCGAAGCAGGCCTGCGAGTGACCGCGGCCCGCCTGGCGATCATGCAGACCGTGCGGGAGGGCGACCACCTGGATGTGGACGCCGTGCACCGCGGCGTGCGGGACCGGGTCGGTCACGTCTCCCTGCAGGCCGTGTACGACTCCCTGCACGCCATGCACCGCGGTGGACTGCTCCGGCGGATCGAACCCGCAGGCAGTCCCGCCCGATACGAGACGCGGGTCGGTGACAACCACCACCACCTCGTCTGCCGGCGGTGCGGGAAGGTCACGGACGTCGACTGCGCCGTCGGGCACGCCCCCTGTCTCGACCCCGTGTCGGACGCCGGATACCTGGTCGACCAGGCCGACGTCATCTACTGGGGCGTGTGTCCCGGTTGCCGTTCCGAAGACGCTCTCCGAAGAGAACCCTTGGAGGACCAGCTATGA
- a CDS encoding CapA family protein, translating to MDTYIARRLGVAAATALSFLLLAACAAAKSSTPEKTPDVAEKPTATGDAEPTPERKPYTFSFGGDVHFEGVLRARLDADPRTALGPIAKVLSRSDLAMVNLETAITTGGSRAPGKQYAFRAPATALTALKAAGVDVASMANNHGMDYMESGLADSLAAIKRARFPVVGVGGNEAQAYRPWRTTVNGNRVAVIGATQVMDAEFIQPWTASGDKGGLASAKNEARLIQEVRRARKNSDTVIVHLHWGTELQKCPNEAQRALAPKLIAAGADVVVGGHAHILLGGGYLKNGYVNYGMGNFVFYNWGPETGRTGVLTLTINGRKVLKQQWTPATIQGGVPIPLTGTSRQQALAGWKELRGCTGLAATPG from the coding sequence ATGGACACGTATATCGCCCGCCGCCTCGGTGTGGCCGCCGCTACCGCCCTTTCCTTCCTACTCCTGGCGGCCTGCGCGGCGGCCAAATCCTCCACCCCGGAGAAGACACCGGATGTCGCGGAGAAGCCCACCGCCACCGGTGACGCCGAACCCACCCCCGAGCGAAAGCCGTACACCTTCTCCTTCGGAGGTGACGTGCACTTCGAGGGGGTGCTCCGGGCCCGGCTGGACGCCGACCCGCGGACCGCGCTCGGCCCGATCGCCAAGGTGCTCAGCCGTTCCGACCTCGCGATGGTCAATCTGGAGACCGCGATCACCACGGGCGGTTCCCGGGCCCCCGGCAAGCAGTACGCCTTCCGGGCCCCCGCCACCGCGCTGACCGCGCTCAAGGCGGCCGGGGTGGACGTCGCCTCGATGGCCAACAACCACGGCATGGACTACATGGAGAGCGGGCTGGCCGACTCGCTGGCCGCGATCAAGCGCGCGAGGTTCCCGGTCGTGGGCGTGGGCGGGAACGAGGCCCAGGCATACCGGCCGTGGCGGACGACGGTGAACGGCAACCGCGTCGCCGTCATCGGAGCGACCCAGGTGATGGACGCCGAGTTCATCCAGCCCTGGACGGCCTCCGGTGACAAGGGAGGGCTGGCCTCGGCCAAGAACGAGGCGCGGCTGATCCAGGAGGTGCGCAGGGCGCGGAAGAACTCCGACACGGTGATCGTCCACCTGCACTGGGGGACCGAGCTGCAGAAGTGCCCGAACGAGGCCCAGCGCGCCCTGGCGCCCAAGCTGATCGCGGCCGGAGCCGACGTCGTCGTGGGAGGCCACGCGCACATCCTGCTCGGCGGCGGCTACCTGAAGAACGGCTACGTCAACTACGGCATGGGCAACTTCGTCTTCTACAACTGGGGCCCGGAGACGGGCAGGACGGGCGTGCTCACTTTGACGATCAACGGTCGCAAGGTGCTCAAGCAGCAGTGGACCCCGGCCACCATTCAGGGCGGGGTGCCGATCCCGCTCACCGGGACCAGCCGGCAGCAGGCCCTCGCCGGCTGGAAGGAACTGCGCGGCTGCACCGGACTGGCCGCCACGCCCGGCTAG